The following nucleotide sequence is from Embleya scabrispora.
TGCGCAGTCCGCCGAGCGCGAGATCGACGGGAGTGCCGGCGACGACCCGCTCCACCACGACGGGACGACCTCGGCCGGTCAGCGCCACGTCGAGCCTCGTCTCCGGTACGCAGGACTGGGTTCGGCCGTCGGCGTCCTCGACCGCGAAGGTCAGGCGCAGGTGGGTACGGCGCGGCGTGCCGTCGATCACGAGGTCGATGCGACCGCCGTCCGACACCGATCTCGCGTGCGTGACCTCCACCCGCCCGGTGACGTCGACCTCGCCGTGGACGCGCAGGTACTCGGTCCACACACAGGCGGCGATGACGCAGGCGAAGGAGAGCACGGTCATCAATACGCGGTCTCGTTCCGACTCCAGAAGCGCGAACGCGCGTACCCCGGTGGCCATGACGGCGACGACCATCAACAGGTGGATCCATCGGGACGCGCCCTGCGGCCCACTGGGACTCCGAAGCAGAGCCGTGCCCACCAGCGCGCCGACCAGGAGGAACGGCGGCAGGCGCCACTTCTTGGTGCCGTCGGCGAAGACGTTGATGATGACATCGCCCATCACCCTGGCGATGGCGGACGCGTCGCGGCCTCGGGCAAGGGCCCATGGCCACGCCGGGCCGCCCGCTTCGCCGGGAACCCTGCCCCGGGTGCCGTCGGTGTCGGGTTTCATCCTCGCGTGCCCCGGACCGGTCCCGGTCGGTGTCCGCGATGGGCATCGCCCACGACCTTCTCGATCCGGGCCGCCGCGGTCGGCAGTTCGGACATCGGGTACTCCGATCCATGGGACGCGAACGCGCGCCCGAAAACGCCTCCCGTGCCGGGGAGGAGATGAGGTTGCCTCTTGTATCGGGGCGCGATGGCTTCCGGAACTCGCCCGATGCACTCGCCATGCGCAATGGCGCGTACGCCACTTCGGCGGCAGTGCGTGAATCGTTCGTCACCCGCGGTGTCGAGTCTGATACATGCGCGAGCCCGCCGGGTGGGATTCCGCGAAATCCCGGGGAAAAGAAGCGCGATCGGTCGGCGGCCCGTCGCCCGAGGGCCGGGCAGCCCCCTCGGCGCCTCGGTGGGCGGACCACGTCCGCCCACCGTCCGCGGATCTACGCCCGGGCGCGGAGCGCCGCCGTGAACCACGCGAAGACCGGGGCCGCGCTGGGCCAGGCCGGCCAGTTGTTGATGATGCCGAGCAGGGCCCAGTAGCGTTCCGCGCGAGGGTCGGCGCCCACCTCCATCCGCTCCACCAGCGACGCGACGAAGGCCGCGTCGGCCGGGCGGCCGAAGGCGGTCGCATAGGCCGCGATCAGCTCGGTGACCACCGGCTCGGCCGCGGCCGAGGTCGGCTCGATCCCGGCCGCGAGGGCCGCCTCGACCCGCTCCCGGGTGAGTTCGGACAGCCGCTCGTAAGTGCCCCGGGGGAGCTCGTTCGGGCGATCGCGCGCCTGGTACTCCGCCATCCGCCGGATCGACGCGCGGAAGTCGGGGTCGGTGACCAGTTCGCCGAGGTCGACCCACGCCTCCAACTGCTTCTGGGTCGGATCGTCCGGCAGGCTCGGCAGTCCGCAGCGCATCCTGGCCAGGAAGTCCGGATCCACGTCCAGGTCGGCGAAGGTCGCGTCGAGGAAGTCGGTGATCAACTTCCGGCGCTCCTCGTCGGACAGTCGGGCGAGTTCGTGCATCAGATTCATCTCCTCGGGACTCGAACCCCGCCCGGCCACCGCGCGCAGTACGGCCCGACGCAACCGCAGCGTCTCGATCTGCGTGTCCAGCGCCCGCGCGTGCGCGTCGGCGACCTCGGCGACGGTGACCTCGCGGGCCAACACCCGCTGGATGGTCGCCAGGTCGACGTCGAGATCGCGCAGCGTGCGCACGAGTTCGAGACGGGCCAGTGCGTCGACGTCGTACAGTCGGTAGCCGGCGGGACTTCGTCGGGTGGGCGGCACGACCCCCGCGTCCGCGTAGAACCGGATCGTGCGGACCGACAGACCGGTCCGTCGAGCCAGGTCGCCGATCGAATACAGGGGCGCGCCGTCCATGTCCCTCACCGTGCCGTCTCCACCCGGTGGAGACTCAAGTCCGAACCCCGAGGGTACGGCCGCCGAGGCCCGGGCCGGATCGGCAGCCGGGCCCCGGCCGGGATCAGCCCTTGAGCCCGATCCGGTCCATCAGCACCATGCCGTCGTTGCTCAACACCATGCCCACCACCGTCGACCGGTGGAACGCGGTGACCACCGACGACTGGTACGTCCACAGCGGCGCGTCCTGCTTGAGCTGCGCGGCGACCGCCGTGTAGGCGGCCTTGCGCTGCGCCGGGTCGTTGGTCGTCCGGGCCTGGTCCAGGTTCCGGTCGACGGTGGGGTTCGCGTACAGCAGGTAGTTGTTCGGGCTGGTGCTGTAGAGGTTCACGTACAGCCCGGGCTCGGCATCCGAGAGGTAGTAACTGAACATGGCCGCCTGGTAGTTCTTGTTGATCACGATGTCGGTCTGGAACGCGGCGATCGGCATCGGCGCGATCTTGACCGAGATGTTCCGCAGCGCGCGGAGCGAGGTCATGATGTATTCGGCGGTCCGCTGCGCGTTGGCGTTCTGCGGGATGGAGTAGGTGAAGTCGAGCGGCTTGCCCTCCGCGGCCAACTCGTCGAGCAGCCGCTGCGCCTGCGCACGGTCGGTGCGCTGGACGGTCTCGGTGCCCGCGTCCACGAGCGGGCTCTCCGGCGGGAAGATGCTGTGCGTGGGCGTACCGTTGCCGCTGAACGAGATCTTGTTCACCTCGTCCGCGTCGAGCGCGAGGTGCACCGCGCGCCGGGCGCGCACGTCGTCGAACGGCGCGCGCTTGGTGTTGAAGTAGATCGACTCGCCGCCGATGATCGTGACGGTCTTGGTCTCCAGGCCCTTCTGCCCGGCCCTGACCGGGTCCTCGGCGTTGACCGAGACCTTCATGTCGGCGCCGCCGGAGTAGACCGTCTCCAAGCCCTGGGTGCTGTCCTGGATGACCTTGAACACCACGGTGTCGGCGTACGGCTTGGCCGCGCCCTGCCAGTAGCCGCGGTTCTTGACGAAGGTCATGTGGTCGCCGGTGGTCCACTCCTTGAAGGTGTACGGGCCGGCGCCGACGGGGTTGCGGGCGAAGCCGGCCGGGTCCTTGCGGTACGCGGTCGGGGAGACGATGAACGACAGGTTCGAGGCCACGATGTGGTCGAAGTTGGCGTTCGGGCCGGTGAGGGTGACCTTCAGGGTGGTCGGGTCGACCACCTCGGTCGCCTTGACCGCCGCGATCGTGCCCGCCTGGTACGACTTGCGCGCCGGCGCGGCGTGCTCGTCCCAGGTGAACTTGACCGCCGTCGCGTCGTACGGGGTGCCGTCGGAGAACTTGACGTCGGGCTTGAGCTTGAGCGTCCAGGACGCGTTGCCCGGGTCCGGGGTCAGGCTCTCGCCGATCTGCGGCATCACCTTGCCGGTCTTGGCCTCGTGCCAGAACAGCGAGTCGTACACCGCGTTGAGTCGGCTGTTGTCGGTGTACGAATTGCTCAGCGCGCCGAACGGGTCCATCGAACGCATGTCGCTCGCCATCGCCACCGTCAGCGTGCCGCCGGACCCGGGTGCCACCGTGGAGGTGTCCGCGTCCTTGCCGGCCGTGTCGCCGCCGCCGCACGCGCCGAGCACCAGACACGCGGCGACGGCGGGGACCACGGTGCGCACGATTCGCCCGACGGGCACGTCCGCTCGGGCGCCGGGGCGGGCGGGGTCGGGATGCTCACGTGCGTTGTCCATGCGTGCGCCTCGTTTCGCTCGGTGCCTCGACCCCACAGGGCCGGTCGGAGGCGGAGCGTAATCGAAGCGGCGAACGATCTTTGTCGCGCCTTTTCGGGTAGTGATGGACGTTTCGCCGCATGCATGCGGCGAGTTGCCCGCCGGGCGGGAGCCCTCGTCCGCCGACGAGGACTCCCGTGACGGTGCGTCAGTACCGAAAACTGACGGTGTGTCAGTAGTGGACCGACCGTGTGTCAGCGGGTCGGGCGCAGGGTCTTGCTCCACAGGACGGTGGACGCGGCGTCGCGCAGATTGACCGTCAGGTTGCCCGACGGGCCGTCGATCTCGACCTCGCCGAAGTGCTGGAAGCCCTCCAGCGGCGAGAAGTTCGCGCGCGGCGGGGCGTGCACGAACTCGGCCTTCGGGCCGAAGGTGCCGTCCAGCGCGTTGGGGCCGAACGCGCCGGCGTTCAGCGGGCCGGAGACGAACTCCCAGAACGGGTCGAAGTCCTGGAACGCGGCCCGTGACGGGTCGTAGTGGTGCGCCGCGGTGTAGTGCACGTCGGCGGTCAGGAACACGATGCCCCGGACGCCGCGGCGCTGCGCGGTGCGCAGGACCGTGGCGAACTCCATCTCCCGACCCAGCGGCTTGCCCGGGTCGCCCTGCGCGACACCCTCCTGCGCGTTGGCGCCGTCCGGTACCACCAGGCCCAGCGGCAGGTCGTTGGCGATCACCTTCCACGTGGCCCGACTGCGCGAAAGACCCTCGATCAGCCACTCGCGCTGCCGGTCGCCGAGCATGCCACGCTTGGGGTCGGCGTAGCGGTTGTCGTCGTTGCGGTCCTTGTAGGTGCGCATGTCCAGGACGAACACGTCCAGGTGCCGGCCGAAGGACAACTTGCGGTACACCCGGTCGTCGCCGATCGGCACCCACTCGCGGAACGCCTGCTCGGCCCGCGCGGCGAGCACGTCGACGCGCTTCTCGGTGTAGCGCGCGTCGTCGAGGAGCTGACCCGGGTACCAGTTGTTGCGCACCTCGTGGTCGTCCCACTGGTTGATCTGGGCGACCTCGGCGGTGAACGCGCGGTAGTTGCGGTCGAGCAGGTTGTACGCGAACTGGCCCCGGTACTCGGTCAGCGACTCGGCGACCTTGGACTTCTCCGGGGTGACCACGTTGCGCCAGATCCGGCCGTCGGGCAGCGTGACGCTCTCCACGAGCGGGCCGTCGGAGTAGACGGTGTCGCCGCTGTGCAGGAAGAAGTCCGGGCGCAGCCGGCGCATCTGCTCGAAAATGGTCATCCCGCCCAGGTCGGGGTTGCTGCCCCAGCCCTGGCCGACACAGTCGCCCGACCACAGGAAGCGCACATCGGAGCGGCTGCGCTCGTGCGGCGCGGTGACCAGCGAGCCGGTGATCGCCTCGCCGGCCGCGCCGCGCTCGCCCTCGACCCGGACGCGATAGTGGATCCGCTTGCCCGCCGGCAGGTCGCGCAGCCGGACCCGGCCGGTCAGGTCGCCGTCGGGGGTCAGCCACGGTCCGCGGATCCGGCAGGCGTCGCGCAGGTCGGGCCGGGTGCCGTACTCGACGATCAGTCGACCGGGCCGGTCGGCGCGGCCCCACACGATCGCGGAGGACGCGGTGACGTCGCCGCTCTGCACGCCGTGGCTCAGCGCGGGCCGGCCGGACGCGACGAACGCGGGCGCGTCCGACGTCGAGGCGGAGGCGGAGCCGGTGCCCAGGACGGGGGCGATCGCCAGGCCGGCACCGACGACGGAGCCGGTGCGCAGGAGGGTCCTTCTGTCCACTGATGTCATGGATACGTGTGTAGTGGCGCCGGGCGACGTGGGGGCGAACGCCGGTTTGACGGTTCGTCAAGACTGGTCGGCGGGCCGGGGTGAACCCGCCCGGCGACCTGCGGTCGAGGACGCGG
It contains:
- a CDS encoding MerR family transcriptional regulator; the encoded protein is MDGAPLYSIGDLARRTGLSVRTIRFYADAGVVPPTRRSPAGYRLYDVDALARLELVRTLRDLDVDLATIQRVLAREVTVAEVADAHARALDTQIETLRLRRAVLRAVAGRGSSPEEMNLMHELARLSDEERRKLITDFLDATFADLDVDPDFLARMRCGLPSLPDDPTQKQLEAWVDLGELVTDPDFRASIRRMAEYQARDRPNELPRGTYERLSELTRERVEAALAAGIEPTSAAAEPVVTELIAAYATAFGRPADAAFVASLVERMEVGADPRAERYWALLGIINNWPAWPSAAPVFAWFTAALRARA
- a CDS encoding ABC transporter substrate-binding protein, with protein sequence MDNAREHPDPARPGARADVPVGRIVRTVVPAVAACLVLGACGGGDTAGKDADTSTVAPGSGGTLTVAMASDMRSMDPFGALSNSYTDNSRLNAVYDSLFWHEAKTGKVMPQIGESLTPDPGNASWTLKLKPDVKFSDGTPYDATAVKFTWDEHAAPARKSYQAGTIAAVKATEVVDPTTLKVTLTGPNANFDHIVASNLSFIVSPTAYRKDPAGFARNPVGAGPYTFKEWTTGDHMTFVKNRGYWQGAAKPYADTVVFKVIQDSTQGLETVYSGGADMKVSVNAEDPVRAGQKGLETKTVTIIGGESIYFNTKRAPFDDVRARRAVHLALDADEVNKISFSGNGTPTHSIFPPESPLVDAGTETVQRTDRAQAQRLLDELAAEGKPLDFTYSIPQNANAQRTAEYIMTSLRALRNISVKIAPMPIAAFQTDIVINKNYQAAMFSYYLSDAEPGLYVNLYSTSPNNYLLYANPTVDRNLDQARTTNDPAQRKAAYTAVAAQLKQDAPLWTYQSSVVTAFHRSTVVGMVLSNDGMVLMDRIGLKG
- a CDS encoding alkaline phosphatase D family protein → MTSVDRRTLLRTGSVVGAGLAIAPVLGTGSASASTSDAPAFVASGRPALSHGVQSGDVTASSAIVWGRADRPGRLIVEYGTRPDLRDACRIRGPWLTPDGDLTGRVRLRDLPAGKRIHYRVRVEGERGAAGEAITGSLVTAPHERSRSDVRFLWSGDCVGQGWGSNPDLGGMTIFEQMRRLRPDFFLHSGDTVYSDGPLVESVTLPDGRIWRNVVTPEKSKVAESLTEYRGQFAYNLLDRNYRAFTAEVAQINQWDDHEVRNNWYPGQLLDDARYTEKRVDVLAARAEQAFREWVPIGDDRVYRKLSFGRHLDVFVLDMRTYKDRNDDNRYADPKRGMLGDRQREWLIEGLSRSRATWKVIANDLPLGLVVPDGANAQEGVAQGDPGKPLGREMEFATVLRTAQRRGVRGIVFLTADVHYTAAHHYDPSRAAFQDFDPFWEFVSGPLNAGAFGPNALDGTFGPKAEFVHAPPRANFSPLEGFQHFGEVEIDGPSGNLTVNLRDAASTVLWSKTLRPTR